A single Phoenix dactylifera cultivar Barhee BC4 chromosome 1, palm_55x_up_171113_PBpolish2nd_filt_p, whole genome shotgun sequence DNA region contains:
- the LOC103706057 gene encoding crocetin glucosyltransferase 2-like, translated as MENGSHQPHVLVLPYPSQGHINPMLQFAKRLSSRGLLATLATTRFVLSTTRPEPGPVALATISDGFDQGGFASADSIEAYLDRVESVGSATLDELIRSERAAGRPVRALVYDSFFPWAREVGERRGLATAAFFTQPCGVNIVYGHVNERRLGIPVTEPVSLPGLPRLEPDDMPSFVSQADAGLFASYLKLVLEQYKNLDKADAVFVNSFYELEPEEAGYMASAWRAKTMGPTVPSSYLDNRLPSDSHYGFDLYTPSVDLCMQWLDSLPSNSVVYVSFGSMTPLGPEQMAELAFGLLGSGKRFLWVVRSSEASKLPENFAEDLSPERGLVVSWSPQMAVLSHEAVGCFLTHCGWNSTMEGISLGVPMVGVPQWTDQPTNAKYVEDVWRVGVRARAGERGLVGREEVERCVRVVMEGERSEEIRRNSSKWRELAKKAVAEGGSSDRNILEFVAKYCSK; from the exons ATGGAGAACGGCAGCCACCAACCCCACGTCCTCGTCCTCCCCTACCCGAGCCAAGGCCACATCAACCCCATGCTCCAATTCGCCAAGCGCCTCTCCTCCCGCGGCCTCCTCGCCACCCTCGCCACCACCCGCTTCGTCCTCTCCACCACCCGCCCCGAACCCGGACCGGTCGCACTCGCCACCATCTCCGACGGCTTCGACCAGGGCGGCTTCGCCTCCGCCGACTCCATCGAGGCCTACCTCGACCGCGTCGAGTCGGTCGGATCCGCGACCCTCGACGAGCTCATCCGGTCCGAGCGGGCCGCGGGCCGGCCGGTCCGGGCTCTGGTCTATGACTCCTTCTTCCCGTGGGCCCGAGAAGTCGGGGAGCGGCGCGGGCTGGCGACCGCGGCGTTCTTCACGCAGCCGTGCGGCGTTAACATAGTCTACGGGCACGTGAACGAGCGCCGGCTCGGGATACCGGTGACTGAGCCGGTCTCGCTGCCCGGTTTGCCCCGGCTCGAGCCGGACGACATGCCGTCCTTCGTTTCGCAGGCGGACGCCGGCCTCTTCGCGTCGTACTTGAAGCTGGTGCTGGAACAGTATAAGAACTTGGATAAGGCCGATGCGGTCTTCGTCAACTCCTTCTACGAGCTGGAGCCTGAG GAAGCTGGCTACATGGCATCCGCATGGCGAGCCAAGACGATGGGGCCCACGGTGCCATCCTCGTACTTGGACAACCGGCTCCCATCCGACTCCCACTATGGCTTCGACCTCTACACCCCGAGCGTCGACCTCTGCATGCAATGGCTGGACTCCCTGCCCTCCAACTCCGTCGTCTACGTGTCCTTCGGCAGCATGACCCCGCTCGGCCCCGAGCAGATGGCGGAGCTCGCCTTCGGCCTTCTCGGCAGCGGCAAACGATTCCTCTGGGTGGTGAGATCCTCGGAAGCCTCCAAGCTTCCGGAGAACTTCGCGGAGGACTTGTCGCCGGAGCGAGGGCTGGTGGTTTCGTGGAGCCCGCAGATGGCGGTGCTGTCGCACGAGGCGGTCGGCTGCTTCCTGACGCACTGCGGATGGAATTCGACGATGGAGGGGATCAGCTTGGGCGTGCCGATGGTGGGAGTGCCGCAGTGGACGGACCAGCCGACGAACGCCAAGTATGTCGAGGATGTGTGGAGGGTCGGCGTGCGGGCGAGGGCCGGCGAGAGGGGATTGGTGGGGAGGGAGGAGGTGGAGAGGTGTGTGAGGGTGGTGATGGAGGGGGAGAGGAGCGAGGAGATCAGGAGGAATTCGAGCAAGTGGAGGGAGTTGGCCAAAAAGGCGGTGGCCGAGGGTGGAAGCTCGGATAGGAACATCTTAGAGTTTGTGGCCAAGTATTGCTCGAAGTGA